One genomic region from Rhizomicrobium palustre encodes:
- a CDS encoding TPM domain-containing protein: protein MPSLLKRARLPLLAFFAALFVLFTVIPAEAALQFPALTGRVVDEAGILSPEAKEKLTAYLAEHEQQTGNQVVVVTLKDLGGTDIADYGYQLGRAWGIGQKGKDNGVLIEIAPNQRQTRIDVGYKLEGDLTDAQSKLIIENSMLPHFRKGDYDGGVMAGTVNVLRTLGGNPTGAEGIPEPRKHKGGGNPLGGIPFLILLVIFWAVFGRHLWPLFLLGGLGGGGRGGWGDGGGGGWGSGGGGFSGGGGSFGGGGASGNW, encoded by the coding sequence ATGCCCTCTCTTCTTAAGCGCGCTCGGCTTCCGCTGCTGGCGTTTTTTGCTGCCTTGTTTGTTCTGTTCACCGTTATTCCCGCTGAGGCTGCGCTGCAGTTTCCCGCGCTCACAGGCCGGGTGGTGGACGAGGCGGGCATCCTCTCGCCCGAGGCCAAGGAAAAACTCACCGCCTATCTTGCCGAACATGAGCAGCAGACCGGCAATCAGGTCGTGGTCGTCACTCTGAAAGACCTTGGCGGCACCGATATCGCCGATTACGGCTATCAGCTCGGCCGCGCCTGGGGCATCGGGCAAAAGGGCAAGGATAACGGCGTTCTCATCGAGATCGCGCCGAACCAGCGCCAGACCCGTATCGATGTCGGCTATAAGCTGGAAGGCGATCTCACCGATGCCCAGTCCAAGCTGATCATCGAAAACTCCATGCTGCCGCATTTTCGCAAAGGCGATTACGACGGCGGCGTGATGGCTGGCACGGTCAATGTGCTGCGCACATTAGGCGGCAATCCCACCGGTGCCGAGGGTATTCCCGAGCCGCGCAAGCATAAGGGCGGCGGCAATCCCCTCGGCGGTATTCCCTTCCTCATCTTGCTCGTGATCTTCTGGGCCGTGTTCGGGCGTCATCTCTGGCCGCTGTTCTTGCTCGGTGGTTTGGGCGGCGGTGGACGCGGCGGCTGGGGCGATGGTGGCGGCGGTGGCTGGGGTTCCGGCGGCGGCGGCTTTTCGGGCGGTGGCGGCTCCTTCGGGGGCGGCGGTGCATCGGGGAATTGGTAA
- a CDS encoding carbonic anhydrase: MKHNCCNHIGRRTVLSGAVFVAGGIALLPGTAFAGHAEALVLTCIDYRLVDDAVHFFDSHHLTNEYDQVSLAGASLAAVSPKFPSSNAALWDHVDIAKKLHAIKKVIVVDHRDCGAYKVAYGEKFVGERAGETAQHKEVMAEFKKTLAKKHPDLGVEFYLMDLDGKAEAVTV, from the coding sequence ATGAAGCATAATTGCTGTAATCATATCGGTCGCCGCACCGTGTTGAGCGGCGCCGTGTTTGTGGCTGGCGGGATCGCGCTTTTGCCTGGCACGGCTTTCGCGGGGCATGCCGAAGCGCTGGTCCTCACCTGCATCGATTATCGTCTTGTCGATGACGCGGTGCATTTCTTCGACAGCCACCATCTTACAAATGAATATGATCAGGTGAGTCTTGCAGGCGCCTCGCTGGCGGCGGTGTCGCCTAAGTTTCCGTCCTCAAATGCGGCGCTTTGGGATCATGTCGATATCGCCAAGAAGCTGCACGCCATCAAAAAGGTGATCGTGGTCGATCATCGCGACTGCGGCGCCTATAAAGTGGCGTATGGCGAGAAATTCGTCGGTGAAAGGGCAGGCGAGACGGCGCAGCACAAAGAGGTGATGGCCGAATTCAAGAAAACCCTCGCCAAGAAGCACCCCGATCTCGGTGTCGAGTTCTACCTCATGGACCTCGACGGCAAAGCCGAAGCGGTCACTGTGTAG
- a CDS encoding glutathione peroxidase, producing the protein MTTLYDFQATKLSGEEVSLSAYQGRVVLVVNTASKCGFTPQYEGLEAVYKAYQFHGFTVLGFPCNQFGAQEPGNAYEIASFCQANYGVSFPMFAKVEVNGPGAHPLFQFLKKAKPGLFGSSIRWNFTKFLIGRDGVPLRRFAPTKTPVKIALAIEKALG; encoded by the coding sequence ATGACCACGCTGTATGATTTTCAAGCCACCAAGCTCAGCGGAGAAGAGGTGTCCTTGTCGGCCTATCAGGGGCGTGTTGTGCTGGTGGTTAATACGGCCAGCAAATGCGGCTTCACCCCGCAATATGAAGGGCTTGAGGCGGTCTATAAGGCTTATCAGTTCCACGGCTTCACCGTGCTCGGCTTTCCTTGCAACCAGTTCGGCGCCCAGGAGCCGGGGAACGCCTATGAGATCGCCTCCTTCTGTCAGGCCAATTACGGCGTCTCGTTTCCGATGTTCGCCAAGGTTGAGGTGAACGGTCCCGGCGCCCACCCGCTGTTTCAGTTCTTGAAGAAAGCCAAGCCCGGTCTGTTCGGCTCGTCCATCCGCTGGAATTTCACGAAATTTCTCATCGGCCGCGATGGTGTGCCCTTGCGCCGCTTCGCCCCCACCAAGACGCCCGTGAAAATCGCTCTGGCGATTGAAAAGGCGCTGGGTTAG
- a CDS encoding DUF4405 domain-containing protein: MQEFLRRYATPLSLVTGLSLAITGIMMFFGIRGEIGEVHEWLGWAFVAALLMHIVRNWRGVLGMMRSWSSKAIVGVLGAAMAVLIIAQLPNGEARGHAGGPWLVARRVADVPIATSAPALGMSADQVIEKLKTRGLTVETSQQSLSEVAEKNDVRLPHLFGALLNDA, translated from the coding sequence ATGCAGGAATTCCTTCGCCGCTATGCCACGCCGCTGAGCCTTGTTACTGGGCTCTCCCTGGCGATCACTGGAATTATGATGTTTTTCGGCATTCGCGGAGAAATCGGCGAGGTGCATGAATGGCTCGGCTGGGCCTTTGTCGCAGCCTTGTTGATGCATATCGTGCGCAATTGGCGCGGTGTTCTCGGCATGATGCGTTCCTGGAGCAGCAAAGCGATTGTCGGCGTGCTCGGCGCGGCCATGGCGGTGCTGATCATCGCACAACTGCCGAATGGAGAAGCGCGCGGACATGCGGGCGGCCCCTGGCTGGTGGCGCGCCGCGTGGCCGATGTTCCCATCGCAACCTCCGCACCCGCCTTGGGCATGAGCGCGGATCAAGTCATCGAGAAACTGAAAACGCGCGGCCTTACGGTGGAAACCTCGCAACAATCGCTTTCAGAGGTTGCCGAGAAAAATGACGTGCGGCTGCCGCATTTATTCGGCGCGCTGCTCAATGATGCTTAA
- a CDS encoding LemA family protein — MSFWKNLGRIAAVAVLGATLAGCGVNQIPKQDEEVKAAWAEVQNQYQRRADLVPNLVATVKGYAKQESSVLTAVTEARAKATQTVLPEKIATDPEAFKQYEQSQARLSGALGRLLAVSENYPELKSNQNFIALQAQLEGTENRITVARRDYIGKVQEFNTTLRTIPTRWTASWFYPELKPYPAFTTTEKNQNAPSVQF, encoded by the coding sequence ATGTCGTTTTGGAAAAATCTTGGCCGCATCGCCGCGGTGGCGGTTCTGGGTGCAACCCTCGCCGGCTGCGGGGTTAACCAGATTCCGAAGCAGGACGAAGAGGTGAAAGCCGCTTGGGCCGAAGTGCAGAACCAATATCAGCGCCGCGCCGATCTCGTGCCGAACCTGGTTGCGACTGTGAAAGGCTATGCCAAGCAGGAATCCTCGGTTCTGACTGCGGTCACCGAAGCGCGCGCCAAAGCCACGCAGACCGTGCTGCCGGAAAAGATCGCGACCGATCCGGAGGCCTTCAAGCAATATGAGCAGAGCCAGGCCCGTCTCTCCGGCGCGCTCGGCCGTCTTCTCGCGGTCTCGGAGAATTACCCCGAGCTGAAATCCAATCAGAACTTCATCGCGCTTCAGGCCCAGCTTGAGGGCACGGAAAACCGCATCACGGTGGCCCGCCGCGATTACATCGGCAAGGTTCAGGAATTCAACACCACCCTGCGCACCATTCCGACGCGCTGGACCGCGTCCTGGTTTTATCCGGAGCTGAAGCCCTATCCGGCCTTCACGACCACCGAGAAGAACCAGAACGCTCCGTCGGTGCAATTCTAA
- a CDS encoding DMT family protein codes for MTWPALAPIILLLCSNVFMTFAWYGQLKFPGTSLWLVIPISWGIAFFEYCLAVPANRIGYTVYSAAQLKTMQEVITLAVFAVFSTLYLGEALKWNHLVAFALLGLAAFFAFHEF; via the coding sequence ATGACTTGGCCGGCGTTGGCCCCCATCATTTTGCTGCTCTGCTCAAACGTGTTCATGACCTTTGCTTGGTACGGCCAGCTCAAATTTCCTGGCACGTCCTTATGGCTAGTCATTCCTATTAGCTGGGGCATCGCCTTTTTCGAATATTGCCTCGCCGTCCCAGCGAACCGGATCGGCTACACGGTCTATTCGGCGGCCCAGCTCAAGACCATGCAGGAAGTGATTACCCTGGCGGTCTTCGCGGTGTTCTCGACGCTCTATCTGGGTGAGGCGCTGAAATGGAATCACCTTGTCGCCTTCGCCCTCCTGGGTCTGGCGGCGTTTTTCGCGTTTCACGAGTTCTGA
- a CDS encoding MFS transporter, with the protein MSTASKTHPVWFLVMFIPMGISNGYVVVTLAYLLATAGVGAVGVAALGAWSLLPQTWKVLGGPLVDTTLSNKTWFVGSAIATGILMIAASLIAPSAANYNLIAVLAFLFSTAAAFNALAADSIMAYATVPEEKGRAGGWSQAGNLGGSGLGGGLGLWLSQNATPSGTAGVGDWLTAHTGLHAFADLGLWFGQHVSAGAFAGIAVGLVCLLSCLGLFFVHEPEGHHRAESFGESIINVGKDAWALVCSRKGLLAVVVFALPVGVGAMTQLWSGVAADWHASANWVALVNGALGGVLSMVGCIAGGWLCDKMDRMTALNLFSIATAACALVMALAAKTETNFIIFVCLYMILTGFCYAAFGAVVLEAIGQGAAATKYNLLASLANVPIIYLSILDGKAHDHWGAKGMLLADALIPVAGTVLFVLFAIATRRFYKQKSLDAS; encoded by the coding sequence TTGTCCACTGCGTCGAAGACCCATCCGGTCTGGTTTCTCGTCATGTTCATCCCTATGGGGATCTCCAACGGTTATGTGGTGGTGACCCTGGCCTATCTCCTGGCCACGGCCGGGGTAGGGGCAGTTGGGGTGGCGGCGCTGGGGGCCTGGAGCCTCTTGCCGCAGACCTGGAAGGTTCTGGGCGGCCCCTTGGTCGATACTACCCTCTCCAACAAGACGTGGTTTGTCGGCTCGGCGATTGCGACGGGCATTTTGATGATCGCGGCCTCGCTGATCGCGCCTTCCGCCGCCAATTACAATCTGATCGCCGTCCTGGCATTTTTGTTTTCCACCGCCGCTGCTTTCAACGCCTTGGCGGCGGATTCGATCATGGCCTATGCCACCGTGCCCGAGGAAAAGGGCCGCGCGGGCGGCTGGAGCCAGGCGGGTAATCTTGGCGGTTCAGGGCTCGGCGGCGGTTTGGGTCTTTGGCTTTCCCAGAACGCGACGCCTTCGGGCACGGCGGGGGTTGGCGATTGGCTTACCGCGCACACCGGTCTTCACGCTTTCGCTGATCTCGGCCTTTGGTTCGGTCAGCATGTCAGCGCCGGGGCTTTCGCGGGCATCGCGGTCGGGCTCGTCTGCCTTCTCTCCTGTCTCGGTCTTTTCTTTGTGCATGAGCCCGAAGGCCATCACCGCGCCGAAAGCTTTGGCGAGAGCATCATCAATGTCGGCAAGGATGCTTGGGCGCTGGTTTGCTCGCGCAAGGGCTTGCTCGCCGTGGTGGTTTTCGCGCTGCCGGTCGGCGTTGGCGCAATGACCCAGCTCTGGTCGGGCGTGGCTGCCGATTGGCATGCTTCGGCCAATTGGGTGGCGCTGGTCAACGGCGCGCTCGGCGGGGTTCTTTCCATGGTTGGCTGCATCGCGGGTGGCTGGCTCTGCGATAAGATGGACCGCATGACGGCGCTGAACCTTTTCAGCATCGCCACAGCCGCATGTGCCCTCGTTATGGCGCTTGCGGCCAAGACCGAGACCAACTTCATCATATTCGTCTGTCTGTATATGATCCTGACTGGCTTCTGCTATGCCGCCTTTGGCGCGGTGGTTCTGGAAGCGATCGGGCAGGGCGCCGCGGCGACGAAGTACAATCTTCTCGCCAGCCTCGCCAATGTGCCGATCATTTACCTCTCGATCCTGGATGGCAAGGCGCATGACCATTGGGGCGCCAAAGGCATGCTGCTCGCAGACGCCCTGATCCCGGTCGCGGGAACCGTGCTGTTTGTGCTCTTCGCAATCGCAACACGGCGCTTCTATAAGCAGAAGTCCTTAGACGCGTCATAA
- a CDS encoding pyridoxal phosphate-dependent aminotransferase: MAALPPGFLSESLGRIQPSQTIAVTQKARELKAAGRDVIGLGAGEPDFDTPDNVKEAAIAAIRRGETKYTNVEGIPELRKAIAAKFKRENGLDYATSQIFVGAGGKAVIYNALLATLNPGDEVVCVAPYWVSYPDIVALAGATPVVVEAKFENGFRLTPEQLDAAITPKTKWVILNQPSNPTGACYTADQLKALADVLVRHPHVWVLSDDIYEHLVYGDFKFATIAAVEPKLYERTMTMNGVSKAYAMTGWRIGFCGCPEPLVKAMAKLQSQSVSHATSISQWASVEALNGTQHFIPERKKIFEERRDLVVSMLNQATGIECPKPDGAFYVYPSIRGLIGKTAPSGKVIKTDEDFASELLEFEGVAVVHGAAFGLSPFFRVSYATSNQALEAACTRIQRFAAALK, encoded by the coding sequence ATGGCCGCGCTGCCCCCAGGATTTTTGAGCGAATCGCTCGGACGGATTCAACCTTCGCAGACCATCGCGGTAACGCAAAAGGCCCGCGAACTGAAAGCGGCGGGGCGCGACGTCATTGGCCTGGGTGCGGGTGAGCCCGATTTCGACACGCCCGACAATGTGAAGGAAGCGGCCATCGCCGCCATCCGCCGAGGCGAGACCAAATACACCAATGTCGAAGGCATCCCGGAGCTCCGCAAAGCCATCGCCGCCAAGTTCAAGCGCGAGAACGGGCTCGACTATGCCACCTCGCAGATCTTCGTCGGCGCGGGCGGCAAGGCCGTGATCTATAACGCGCTGCTCGCCACACTGAACCCCGGCGACGAAGTGGTCTGCGTTGCCCCTTATTGGGTTTCCTATCCCGATATCGTGGCGCTGGCCGGAGCCACCCCGGTGGTTGTCGAAGCCAAGTTCGAAAACGGCTTCCGCCTGACGCCGGAACAGCTCGACGCGGCGATTACGCCCAAGACCAAATGGGTGATCCTGAACCAGCCCTCCAACCCGACCGGCGCCTGCTACACCGCCGACCAATTGAAGGCTCTGGCCGATGTCCTGGTGCGCCACCCCCATGTCTGGGTGCTGAGCGACGACATTTATGAGCACCTCGTCTATGGCGATTTCAAATTCGCCACCATCGCCGCTGTTGAGCCCAAGCTTTATGAGCGCACCATGACGATGAATGGTGTTTCCAAGGCTTATGCCATGACCGGCTGGCGTATCGGCTTCTGCGGCTGCCCCGAGCCGCTAGTCAAAGCGATGGCGAAACTGCAGAGCCAATCGGTGAGCCACGCCACCTCGATCTCGCAATGGGCGAGCGTGGAAGCCTTGAACGGCACGCAGCATTTCATCCCCGAGCGCAAGAAGATCTTCGAAGAACGCCGCGATCTCGTCGTCTCCATGCTCAATCAGGCGACCGGCATCGAATGCCCCAAGCCGGACGGCGCGTTCTACGTCTATCCGTCGATCCGTGGACTGATTGGTAAGACCGCGCCTTCGGGCAAGGTGATCAAGACCGACGAAGACTTCGCCAGCGAACTTCTGGAATTCGAAGGCGTGGCTGTGGTGCATGGCGCCGCATTCGGTCTTTCGCCCTTCTTCCGCGTTTCTTATGCGACTTCGAACCAGGCGCTTGAAGCCGCCTGCACGCGTATCCAGCGCTTTGCCGCCGCGCTGAAATAA
- a CDS encoding elongation factor G has product MSGNANPVNGGKGPRTVALVGPYGSGKTSLLEAVLFSNGTILRKGSVAQNNTVGDAVPEARARQMSVEVNCATTNYLDQSFTFLDCPGSIEFLQDTIFTLHGIDAAVVVIEPEPSKVQMLRPYLKRLEDLQIPHILFVNKIEKASGSLRAILSTLQAASTTPLLLRQIPIWDNEQVTGFVDLALERAFAYRDGQHSEAIAINDVDREKQARYQMLERLADYDERLMEELLSDQEPAREEVFGDLRREFAEGLVVPVLIGSAERGQGITRLMKALRHECPDVNLAAARLSIPVSSDVYAQVLKTSYTNHGGKVSIARVMQGVLKDGAVLKTADGTEARVSGIFSLVGQTQTKLTEAGPGQTVALARLEGVPTGATLTSGKAAPPKKAIELLTPVFKLAVQAADRKDEVKLTAALAKLIEEDPSLKFEQDGELHEMTLSGQGEIHLRVATEKLISKYGLKLLTKPASVPYKETIRKSVSQRGRHKRQSGGHGQFGDVELVIRPQERGAGFLFVDQIVGGVVPRQWIPSVEKGVIEYLKEGPLGFPVVDISVTLCDGSYHTVDSSDAAFQTAARIGMQDGMPQCAPVLLEPIMKVKIHVPNESTSKINAVVSGRRGSLLGYDAREGWNNWDTVEAEMPQSEIGNLIVDLRSLTQGVATFEMEFDHLAELSGKIADQVVAARKAAKEEAKAG; this is encoded by the coding sequence ATGTCCGGCAATGCCAATCCTGTAAATGGAGGAAAAGGGCCACGCACCGTGGCCTTGGTAGGACCCTATGGTTCGGGCAAGACGAGCTTGCTTGAAGCCGTGCTGTTCTCCAACGGTACCATCCTGCGCAAAGGCTCTGTGGCCCAGAACAATACGGTCGGCGATGCGGTGCCCGAAGCCCGCGCCCGCCAGATGAGCGTTGAAGTAAATTGCGCCACCACGAATTATCTCGATCAGTCTTTCACCTTCCTAGATTGCCCCGGTTCCATCGAATTTCTGCAAGACACGATTTTCACCCTGCACGGCATTGACGCGGCGGTGGTGGTGATCGAGCCCGAACCCTCCAAGGTGCAGATGCTGCGCCCCTATCTGAAGCGGCTCGAGGATTTGCAGATTCCGCACATCCTGTTCGTCAATAAGATCGAAAAGGCGAGCGGGTCCTTGCGCGCCATTCTCTCAACCTTGCAGGCGGCAAGCACGACGCCGTTATTACTTCGCCAGATTCCGATCTGGGACAATGAGCAGGTAACGGGCTTTGTCGATCTAGCATTGGAACGCGCTTTTGCCTATCGCGACGGCCAGCATTCCGAAGCCATCGCCATCAACGATGTCGATCGTGAAAAGCAGGCCCGCTATCAGATGCTGGAACGGCTTGCCGATTACGACGAACGGCTGATGGAAGAATTGCTTTCCGATCAGGAGCCCGCGCGTGAGGAAGTGTTTGGCGATCTTAGGCGTGAATTCGCCGAAGGGCTGGTGGTGCCCGTGCTGATCGGTTCAGCCGAACGCGGCCAGGGCATCACGCGACTGATGAAGGCGCTGCGCCATGAATGCCCCGATGTGAATTTGGCCGCGGCGCGGCTTTCCATTCCGGTTTCGAGCGATGTCTATGCGCAAGTCTTGAAGACCAGCTACACCAATCACGGCGGCAAGGTTTCCATCGCCCGGGTGATGCAAGGGGTGTTGAAGGACGGCGCGGTGCTCAAAACCGCCGATGGGACAGAAGCACGGGTGAGCGGCATCTTCTCGCTGGTCGGCCAAACCCAGACCAAACTCACCGAAGCAGGCCCCGGGCAGACCGTGGCGCTGGCGCGGCTGGAAGGCGTACCAACAGGTGCAACGCTGACCAGCGGCAAAGCCGCACCACCGAAAAAAGCGATCGAGCTTTTGACGCCGGTATTTAAACTCGCGGTCCAAGCAGCCGACCGCAAGGATGAAGTGAAGCTTACCGCGGCACTGGCCAAGCTGATCGAGGAAGACCCTTCGTTGAAGTTCGAGCAGGATGGCGAGCTGCATGAGATGACGCTCTCCGGCCAGGGCGAAATTCATCTCAGAGTCGCCACCGAAAAGCTGATCAGCAAATACGGGCTGAAGCTTCTGACCAAGCCGGCCAGCGTTCCTTACAAGGAGACCATCCGCAAATCGGTCAGCCAGCGCGGGCGCCATAAACGGCAATCAGGCGGGCACGGACAATTCGGCGATGTCGAACTCGTCATCCGTCCGCAGGAACGCGGCGCGGGCTTCCTCTTCGTCGATCAGATCGTCGGCGGGGTGGTGCCGCGCCAGTGGATTCCCTCGGTCGAAAAAGGCGTGATCGAATATTTGAAGGAAGGCCCCCTGGGTTTCCCGGTGGTGGATATCTCCGTCACGCTTTGCGATGGCTCGTATCACACCGTGGATTCCTCCGATGCCGCCTTCCAGACCGCCGCCCGTATCGGCATGCAGGATGGCATGCCGCAATGCGCGCCGGTACTGCTGGAACCGATCATGAAAGTGAAAATCCACGTACCGAACGAATCCACCTCCAAGATCAATGCGGTGGTGTCGGGACGGCGCGGTTCGCTGCTCGGTTATGATGCCCGCGAAGGCTGGAACAACTGGGATACGGTGGAAGCCGAAATGCCGCAAAGCGAAATCGGCAATCTTATCGTCGATCTGCGCTCGCTGACCCAAGGCGTGGCGACCTTCGAGATGGAATTCGATCACCTCGCCGAGCTTTCCGGCAAGATCGCAGACCAAGTGGTAGCCGCGCGCAAAGCCGCCAAGGAGGAGGCCAAGGCGGGATAA
- a CDS encoding TPM domain-containing protein — protein sequence MQKLSDDQRKALRAAQDEAAKRTSARIAVLTVPVSDHYKLYPLIYTGVTAMLVFTVLAALVPHMHLREAFLFTAAAAAVVALASEFLPLRLALIPRHAKNWEAWELAHRAFASRILAQNERKTGILFFVSFGEHYVEVVTDRDVDLHIPQGTWDAIIKEFLAEAKAGRAGEALPKAITACAKVLEPYYPPA from the coding sequence ATGCAGAAACTCTCGGATGACCAGCGCAAGGCCTTGCGCGCGGCGCAGGATGAGGCGGCCAAACGCACCTCGGCCCGCATCGCTGTCCTCACCGTGCCGGTAAGCGATCACTATAAGCTCTATCCGCTCATCTATACCGGCGTCACGGCGATGCTGGTTTTCACCGTGCTCGCGGCCTTGGTGCCCCATATGCATCTGCGCGAGGCGTTCCTGTTCACCGCGGCGGCGGCGGCCGTTGTCGCGCTGGCGAGCGAATTTCTTCCCCTGCGGTTGGCCTTGATCCCGCGCCATGCCAAGAACTGGGAAGCCTGGGAACTCGCACATCGCGCCTTTGCCTCGCGCATCCTGGCGCAGAATGAGCGCAAGACCGGCATCCTCTTCTTCGTCTCCTTTGGCGAGCACTATGTGGAAGTGGTGACCGACCGCGATGTCGATCTGCACATTCCGCAAGGCACCTGGGATGCGATCATCAAGGAATTCCTTGCCGAGGCCAAAGCGGGCCGGGCAGGCGAGGCTTTACCCAAGGCGATTACCGCCTGTGCCAAAGTGCTGGAGCCGTATTATCCTCCAGCCTGA
- a CDS encoding TonB-dependent receptor plug domain-containing protein: protein MAAALLSGSALAADDQGSVLQYPISFFADARPSTAYDMITRLPGFVFDDGQSARGFAGTAGNVLIDGQRPTAKTNDLQSILNRIPANDVDHIELIRGGAQGIDMHGQAVVANIVRKTVESTQLVADISNDIWTDGHMVPSASLQLTRRVGQSTYEFALETSTSYDDSVGHGFYNIKDLTNGTTRNYGLRYKSWGIGWMTTGAATVPLWGGQFKANFTYQDSPQSSTEAFTGANDSFSNIDSWAQKRGEIGLHWVGPVGDTELETLALQRFGRDTDNQIQDAIGDIETFAQRTRTVESILRATLRYRPNADLTLEGGAEGAYNELDGGSVYTINGTIVPLPNANARVEERRGEVFAQAMWSFSPKWKLEAGSRFEYSVIAEQGGISREFFYPKPRVLLSYTPEPNTQIRMKAERVLGQLDFTNFIASASLTSTGVSAGNAHLAPDRHWQYQIAFERHFWERGAVSLSLTHEDISGVLDYIPVPSGSGFFNAPGNIGGGHKNLVDISSMLPLDFLGLPNGRLKTTIAWKLTGVRDPATGETRAISGVRPRSYKFTFSQDIDSLKSTWSAFFYTGWHENSYRPDRFRDRNLPPLYVELEWDYKPTPQWMIAVAAKNVGQFNYDDQNTFYSGLRGSSPAVQWTDYQVHSQARLYVEVRRTF from the coding sequence TTGGCAGCAGCCCTGTTAAGCGGGTCTGCTCTGGCCGCGGATGATCAGGGTAGCGTACTGCAATATCCGATCAGCTTTTTTGCCGATGCCCGCCCCTCCACCGCCTATGACATGATCACCCGCTTACCGGGCTTTGTTTTCGATGACGGCCAATCGGCGCGTGGCTTTGCAGGCACCGCGGGCAACGTTCTGATCGACGGCCAGCGCCCCACCGCCAAGACCAACGATCTGCAATCGATCTTGAACCGGATTCCAGCGAACGACGTCGATCATATCGAGCTTATTCGTGGCGGCGCCCAAGGCATAGATATGCATGGCCAGGCGGTGGTCGCAAACATCGTGCGCAAGACTGTCGAATCCACCCAGCTCGTGGCTGACATTTCCAACGACATCTGGACCGATGGCCATATGGTGCCCTCGGCCTCGTTGCAGCTCACGCGCCGCGTCGGCCAGTCCACCTATGAATTCGCGCTCGAAACCTCGACCAGCTACGACGATTCCGTCGGCCATGGCTTTTATAACATCAAGGATTTGACGAACGGGACCACCCGCAATTACGGCCTGCGCTATAAGAGCTGGGGTATCGGCTGGATGACGACTGGCGCGGCCACGGTGCCGCTGTGGGGCGGGCAGTTCAAAGCCAATTTCACCTATCAAGACAGCCCGCAAAGCTCGACCGAGGCGTTTACGGGCGCCAATGACAGCTTCTCGAATATCGATAGCTGGGCACAGAAGCGCGGCGAGATCGGGCTTCACTGGGTGGGACCGGTCGGCGATACCGAACTTGAAACCCTCGCGCTGCAGCGTTTCGGCCGCGATACCGACAATCAGATCCAGGATGCGATTGGCGATATTGAAACCTTTGCCCAGCGCACGCGCACGGTGGAGAGCATTCTGCGCGCCACGCTGCGCTATCGCCCCAATGCCGATCTGACCCTCGAAGGCGGTGCAGAGGGCGCCTATAACGAGCTTGATGGCGGCTCGGTCTATACCATCAATGGCACCATCGTGCCGCTGCCAAACGCGAACGCGCGGGTGGAAGAACGCCGCGGCGAAGTCTTTGCACAAGCCATGTGGAGTTTTTCGCCGAAATGGAAGCTAGAGGCCGGGTCGCGCTTCGAATATTCGGTGATTGCCGAGCAGGGCGGGATTTCGCGCGAGTTCTTTTATCCCAAACCGCGCGTGCTCCTCTCCTACACGCCAGAACCCAATACGCAGATTCGTATGAAGGCCGAGCGCGTTTTGGGCCAGCTCGATTTCACCAACTTCATTGCTTCGGCCAGTCTCACCTCTACGGGTGTCAGCGCGGGCAATGCCCATCTTGCCCCCGACCGGCATTGGCAATACCAGATCGCTTTCGAACGCCATTTCTGGGAGCGCGGCGCGGTTTCGCTGTCTCTCACCCATGAAGATATTTCGGGTGTGCTCGATTACATTCCGGTGCCGAGTGGGTCGGGCTTTTTCAATGCGCCCGGCAATATCGGCGGCGGCCATAAGAACCTTGTCGACATTTCCAGCATGCTGCCGCTGGATTTTCTCGGCTTACCGAACGGGCGTTTAAAAACCACCATCGCGTGGAAGCTCACCGGCGTGCGCGATCCGGCTACGGGTGAGACCCGCGCCATCTCCGGTGTCCGCCCGCGCAGCTACAAATTCACTTTCAGCCAGGATATCGACAGCCTGAAATCCACCTGGAGCGCCTTTTTCTACACGGGCTGGCACGAGAACAGCTACCGCCCGGACCGGTTCCGCGATCGCAACCTGCCGCCGCTCTATGTCGAGCTGGAATGGGACTACAAGCCGACGCCGCAATGGATGATCGCGGTTGCGGCCAAGAATGTGGGCCAGTTCAACTACGATGATCAGAACACCTTCTATTCGGGCTTGCGCGGCTCCTCGCCTGCGGTGCAATGGACGGATTACCAAGTGCACTCCCAGGCCCGCCTCTATGTCGAGGTTCGAAGGACTTTCTAA